From one Thamnophis elegans isolate rThaEle1 chromosome 9, rThaEle1.pri, whole genome shotgun sequence genomic stretch:
- the SOWAHB gene encoding ankyrin repeat domain-containing protein SOWAHB — translation MAQELSQAELLDFLCRAGGRVANAALLGHFKRFLRDPRADPGQLQRRRHLFKGFVNSVATVSQDGPGAATYVVLKKRYRDLIGEEESEPPPRAPVGRSPPPQLQQAPKSPGAAAAASLRETGRFSDGEVAAARRKAGRCPPGVGSRPSPAVGCLGRERKGPRPDAPDPPQSSNGLGLPIGEMGALPNGGSAQQRIRDWVVTHHAASMPSQPSLAAEEAFPVPAWSQSSDRSSCRPGGSLDWGSSEGWREPPVPVFRSIRSRLSLEDLEGHLEQESSVSEEGSSASWGSGSHPRDGEADGSGIRNSAGHGEPGDAPHSNGLTVVMTPLVMPLVQDAKPPPHVALLHRIVSRATTVGKTESRDLLRKTSPNLDAPLSPRLAPRQRPVANAPLAERLVPNPDGSAEHRSSLVPLDGREHTWLVKIATGSWMQVRALLQEDPHLVLHRDFVSGFTVLHWLAKHGNAQALQDFVAGAEEAGIVLDVNVRSGCGYTPLHLAAIHSHPLVMKILVQRLHCRTQVRDSSGKRAWQYLSANASGEIWQLLGGPRGRTIFPTHPIVRPAAVSSSSTSLARRVSRKPSLASYLKPQHTKRKIGCKCSVLQEIEEYSD, via the coding sequence ATGGCGCAGGAGCTGAGCCAAGCCGAGCTGCTGGACTTCCTCTGCCGGGCCGGCGGGCGGGTCGCCAACGCCGCTTTGCTGGGCCACTTCAAGCGCTTCTTGCGCGACCCCCGGGCGGATCCCGGGCAGCTCCAGCGCCGCCGCCACCTCTTCAAGGGCTTCGTCAACTCCGTGGCCACCGTCAGCCAGGACGGGCCCGGCGCCGCCACTTACGTGGTGCTCAAGAAACGGTACCGGGACCTCATCGGGGAGGAGGAATCCGAACCACCGCCGCGGGCTCCAGTCGGCCGGTCGCCTCCGCCGCAGCTCCAGCAAGCCCCGAAGTCACCGGGagccgctgctgctgcttctctgcGGGAAACCGGACGGTTCTCGGATGGCGAAGTCGCGGCGGCCCGGAGGAAGGCCGGCAGGTGCCCGCCTGGAGTCGGATCTCGGCCCTCGCCTGCCGTGGGCTGccttgggagagagagaaaaggtccCCGGCCAGACGCCCCGGATCCGCCTCAGTCGTCCAACGGCCTCGGTTTACCCATCGGAGAAATGGGCGCGCTTCCCAACGGCGGCAGCGCCCAGCAAAGGATTCGGGATTGGGTGGTCACCCATCATGCGGCTTCCATGCCATCCCAGCCCTCCCTGGCAGCGGAGGAAGCCTTCCCGGTGCCAGCCTGGTCTCAAAGCTCAGACCGGAGCTCCTGCCGCCCTGGTGGGTCGCTGGATTGGGGGTCCTCGGAGGGCTGGCGGGAGCCTCCCGTGCCCGTCTTCCGCAGCATCCGAAGCCgcctttccttggaggatttGGAAGGCCACCTGGAGCAGGAGAGCTCGGTCAGCGAGGAGGGCAGCAGTGCCAGCTGGGGGAGCGGCTCCCATCCGAGGGACGGGGAAGCGGACGGCAGCGGCATCCGGAACTCAGCTGGCCACGGGGAACCGGGGGACGCCCCCCACAGCAACGGCCTGACGGTGGTGATGACGCCCCTTGTGATGCCCCTTGTCCAAGACGCCAAGCCCCCTCCTCACGTGGCTTTGCTGCACCGGATTGTTAGCAGAGCGACCACCGTGGGCAAAACAGAAAGCCGGGATCTGTTGAGGAAAACGTCCCCAAATCTGGATGCCCCCTTAAGCCCCAGGTTGGCACCCAGACAAAGACCCGTGGCGAATGCCCCGTTGGCGGAAAGGCTGGTTCCTAACCCAGATGGCTCTGCGGAGCACAGGTCTTCCTTGGTGCCCCTGGATGGCCGAGAACACACCTGGCTGGTGAAAATTGCCACGGGGTCTTGGATGCAGGTCCGGGCGCTGCTCCAGGAAGACCCTCACCTGGTACTCCACAGGGACTTCGTCTCCGGCTTCACGGTGCTTCACTGGCTGGCCAAGCACGGGAATGCCCAGGCGCTGCAGGACTTTGTCGCCGGCGCTGAGGAGGCCGGGATTGTCCTGGACGTCAACGTCCGTTCCGGTTGCGGCTACACCCCGCTGCACTTGGCGGCCATCCACAGCCATCCCTTGGTCATGAAAATCCTGGTGCAGAGGCTGCATTGCCGGACGCAGGTGCGGGACAGCAGTGGCAAAAGGGCTTGGCAGTACTTGAGCGCCAACGCCTCGGGGGAAATATGGCAGCTTTTGGGGGGCCCTCGGGGCAGGACCATCTTCCCAACTCATCCCATCGTCCGGCCGGCCGCCGTCTCCTCTTCCTCGACCTCCCTAGCCAGGAGGGTGAGCCGGAAGCCCTCGCTGGCAAGTTACTTGAAACCCCAACATACGAAGCGGAAAATAGGGTGTAAGTGCTCCGTTTTACAGGAGATTGAGGAATACAGTGATTAA